ataaattcAAACTGACTCgtcaaagagaaataaaaaacgTGTTGTTTCATATTAAAGAACAGATGTATTGTCTTCATTTCAACACACCGTGACACTGATTTTGATTTGGAGGTTTTAGTTCCAGCCCCTGACGACGTGTTTTCCAGCGCTGACAAGTTTGCTGAGATTTCTCTCTTGTTTCTCAGACGTGTTGCTCCGACCTTGAGGCCTCATCAGGAGCCTCCTGAGATCTTCTGACTCAAGTGTTTCTAACGTTTATTTTGGTTGCTGCACGGCGAACATCAACACCATCAATGCCGCCGCTCACCCGCCTTCCCCTCGGTGTCTCTCAGCTCATCAAACCGCTGCCAAAGAAAACCAATCCCCATGTGAAGCCACAGCGGCGGCGGAATTGTTTCAGCGTCTGTGAGTAAAGCCACGGATCAGGACTCTGAGTTCACGGTGAGAGCTGCTAATGTGTCGACACTGAGTGAAAAGctgcaaatgtgttttcccGAGCAGACTTTTGAAACAAAGTGGTTCTGAAATGTGGGAGAAATGAACAGGCTGAGTGAGGAGAGGCTAATAATGACGACCTGCACATGTGGTGAAGAGCTGCAGCCTaacatgtgaataaaacatAGTCATGTTCCAATCAACATTAATGGGCCTAGTATAGAACCCTGGGGAACACCCCAGCTCTTGAGTTTTACACTAAAGCTTCATGTAGAGGTGCAGCAaatggttatttttattttccttttatggtCTTGATTTAAGTTAGAAAAAATAAGgtaagataagttaagatagtcctttattagtcccacaacgGGGACATTCAAATTTATCACTTAATTTAGTTTATACAGCAGTGTTGCTAAAAGGAGATGTCAAATTTTTTTGAGCTGCAcctaaacattttgtttttcaatcaaAATGATTGAAGAAGTTTAATTGACTCATGcatgccccctggtggctaaacatactttttatataaatatatatatgtatacagtatatacatatatatacacattttatttaattgataCACTGGAGATGAATGTGAAAAAATATTGGGCAAACTTTTTTCACAGCATTTAAACATTAATGTAAAACATTATCGGGCCCAGGAAAAATAAAGAACTGAAAACCAGTGAATTGTGTTTAAAGTTCCTGAGAGAAGAAAACATCAAAGACGCACGAAACAGAAGAAGTTACTGTCAAATGTTTAATCCATTCAGTACAGAGTGTTTATCTCAGTGCAagtgccaaaaacaacaacaacaacaacaacaacaacatcaagccgtgtttgtttggtttatgTACAAATATGTCCTTTGGCATCGAGAAGCAGAGCGGGTCGTGGAATAAATGGAGACAGTGAAGGCAGCACAGGGGTCAAATACAACAGGTGAGacggtaaacaaacaaacaggtaatgtgagatgacaaaaaaacagcagcaaacaacCGAAAAGTGGACGTGTGAACAGAGCGATTTACGCTGACGATGACGTTTTCTTCatttcagtcaaacacacacacacacacacacaaaaataaacaaattaatggtatatatatttatatatctaaaGTGCATTATGGTACAAAAATATAGAGGGTCAGCAGCACCTCGatacatttacaaaataaatacaccattcagacaaaataaattactgcaaaaacaaaaaaatatctgacatattggattttttttaaaaagaaaagaaatacaaaagcaAGGATTCACAAagattaaaatctttttttaatcatattctGCTATCTATTCTGCGATATTTAGAATATTTACAGACAATAAATATTTTCCAATTTCTTTCCAAACAATCACTATTACAGGAGACTGTAACACGAGTATTTAGGAGTCCACTCCAACGTTCTGTGGGTTTCTGCGGAAAAAaacgaggggaaaaaaagatttagtttgaaTACTATCGTGAAAAAACTCCGAAAATGCTGTGAATTCAAGGACAGcattcacattttaatgttaatgttttataaCTTAGAATTTTAAATAATGGACAAATTTAAAAggaatatgtattttattttgaagaactACACAAATATGGAAACAAGTTGAAGTAATATttaatgctgactcagcattttcACTAATCATTGAAGATAACATGACATGTCAATTTTTGTTACGTaactataattataatttacaaaactgtaaAAGTTAACGTTTTACCACATTAGCAGTTTAGATTTAGAAAAATATTTTAGTAAAAATATTTGGTGGTTGGTTTGCCCTGTTCTACCACAGGGGGGCACCACTGAGCTGCTAAagacccccccaaaaaaagtacaacaaaccAAAGTTTACCTGTGTCAGAGACTGACAGCGTCTCAAAGCAGCGCCCTCTGCAGGCCGAGCAGGGACCTCCACTCCAGGTGGAGTCCACTCCCGGGTTCTTCGTCCAGCCTCCAGCCGAGGGAACGcgccctcctcttcctcttctcgccctccctcctcttcccgGACcgccctttcttcttcttcttgcccgGCGCCTTGAGGACGCCGTCTTTGTACGTCTGCGACTTGTTGGTCTCCTGCGGCAGGTTggttccctcctcctcctccagcctgaAGCTGATCGGGAGGTTCTTGGTTCCCCCTGGTGGTTTGGAGTGCAGGGTGCTGCCCGTGGTGCTCAGGCTGACGCCCGGCAGCCCGACGCCGGCGCCagtagtgctgctgctgccgccgc
This Solea solea chromosome 3, fSolSol10.1, whole genome shotgun sequence DNA region includes the following protein-coding sequences:
- the pthlha gene encoding parathyroid hormone-like hormone a, whose translation is MFCSRRVLQRWSFALFLLCSPAPLFGRPMDALSSRIKRSVTHAQLMHDKGRMLQDFKRRMWLQELLEEVHTPEIRDLPVRTTGAVGGGGGGSSSTTGAGVGLPGVSLSTTGSTLHSKPPGGTKNLPISFRLEEEEGTNLPQETNKSQTYKDGVLKAPGKKKKKGRSGKRREGEKRKRRARSLGWRLDEEPGSGLHLEWRSLLGLQRALL